Sequence from the Borrelia maritima genome:
TCTGAATTTAAGGGAATGTAATAGTAGTAATAATAATAATAAAGAAGAAGAAATAAGAAATAATCAAATAGAAAAATATCAAATAAAAAAATATTTCAATAAATGTAATTTTTTATCCAAAGAAGCCATTTCTATTTTAAACTTAAACATTAGTAAAGATAAAACAATTAAAATAATAAAAATAGTAAAAAAAATTGAAACTAGCTTAACAAAAAATAAAAATAAACTTTATTTTAACAAAAAAGAAGAAATATTGAAAAAAATACTAAACGAAACTCATAGACAATTTAAAAAAAAGGGATATGATGATGAACAATTGAAAATCCAAATTGAAAACGTATACAAAAATTACAAAAATAAGCCACACTTCATAATAGAAAACAAAAAATACAAAGACCTAGAAAAAATAAAGCTTAAACTAGAAAAATCAACTGAAATCAAAAAAGAAAATCATATAAAAATAAATATTTTCAACATACTAATAGAGCAATTAAAAAAAGAATTTGAAATAAAAAGCTTAAAGCCAATTATAAAAAATTATCTAAATAGCAAAAAAAAACTAGAATATAACAAAGTGTTTAATATTTATTATTATGAATTATTAGAAACCATAAAGAAAAAAATAGCCTGAACAAAAAATCGTTAAACAAAGACATCGTATAAGGATAGTAAATGAAAAACATCATAAAATCCATAAAAATAGAAAAACCAATAATTAAATGCAAAAATAAAGATCGTTTTATAAAGATTGAAAAAAAAAACAATAAAACAATGTACCATACAAAAATAATGATGGACATTTATAAACTAGGAATCGATAATAAAAGAAATGAATGTCGTATATCATTAAGAACACTATTTAATCAAATGAAAGTTGAAGAAGTTCGTTTGTATTCTATAAAAGAAGGGGACAAATTTTTAGGTATTTATTACGGATATAGAAAACCTATAAAAAACATTTTCGTAAAATACGAAATGAATGGAACTAAAAAGTCATATGGATTATCAAAAGCATATTACATAGAATTTAGATTTAAAAAAGGGAGCGTTTTTTGTTACTTTAAAGGGTTATTTCGTTTATTTAAAAAAGAAAAAGAAAATACACCATATAATATGGCTTGTATTGATATGTTCACAAAATTAGAAAAACACGTATATGAATTTTATGGTAAAAAATATCCAGAAAAAGGAATAATTATAAGATGGATAGAAAAAAATCAAAAGTAATCACAGTTGCAAGTCTTAAAGGGGGTGTTGGTAAAAGCACAAGCTCAATAATACTTGCAAATCTATTATCGCAAAAGCACAAAGTACTTTTAATCGATACAGACGATCAAGCCGCTACCACAAGCTATTATTATAATGAATTGGAAACAAAAAATTTCGATGTATCTAAAATAAACATAGGAAATGTTATAAAAGATGAAATAGATATTAATAAAAGCATTATTAATGTTGAAAATAACATAGCTTTGATACCGAGTTATATAACAGTTGACGAATTAAATGGAGAGTATTATTATAACAACCGACACCTTCCTATTGAATTTTTATTAAAGACGAAATTAAATTCCATAGCAAATAACTATGATTATATTATAATTGATACTAACCCCAAAAGAAATTTTACACTAAAGCTCTCCTTAATTAGCAGTCATTATGTAATATCCCCAATGACGGCAGAAAAATGGGCAGTTGAAGGATTTGAAACATTAAGAAGATATATAAAAGAAGTTGCTGGAATACCAATATTTATTGTTATTACAAGGTTTAAAAAAAATGTTACCCACAAACAATTAATGGAAATAGTGAGCCTGAAAAGTGGGTTTTTGGGATATATAAGTGAAAGAGAAGATTTAAATAAAAGAATAGGGTGTAATGAAAAATTTGATTTTTCAAAAGATTACATTATTGAATATAAAAAAATATTGGAAGTTTTTTTAGGAAAATTATAAGAATTGACAAACTTAATAAGTCCGGCATGCCGGACTTATTGGACATAAGGGCGAAAATATGAATAAAAAAAGCATTAATTTAAAAATTAATAAAAGAATTTCAGAAAATAATTTAAATTATTTTCTTGATCAAAGCAATGAAAATCAAAGAAAAGAGGAATTTGAACGATTAATTACACAATTAAAAAATAATATTAAATCAGAAATATATAATGTTATTGATACAATGAAAATTCTTAAGAAAATAAATGATAAGAAGCTCTATTTAGAAGGAGAATATAAGTCTTTTAAAGATTTTTTATCAGATTTTAAATTAGCAAAAACACAATCTTATGAATATATAAAATTAGCTGCTGCAGTTGAGGCGGGGATACTAGAAGAAAATTTTATTACCAATAATGGAATAAGGGCCTCTATAAGATATATTAAAAATAAATCAAATGGCACAATAAAAAAATCAAAACAAAATCCAATAAAACCGCTAAGACTTCAGCTTAAAAACCAGGAAAGTTATACCTTTTATAAAAGTAATTCTAGGTTTGCAAGTTTTATAATGGATGAGATTTTTGAAAATCAAAAAGATTTTCTTAACAAACTTTTAAAAAGATATAAGGAATCAAAAAGACAATAAGAAAATTTTATAAGCAATTTAATTTTTAATATTATTAAAATAGAAAATATAAATTTAGAGATTGTGAATAAATGATTTCTATATATAAGAATATACATAGACAACCAGAAATCTAAAAGATCGTTTTCTAAGTAGCAAAGTTTTATGGATATAAAGTATTTGGGAAAAATTAAATATTATCAGCGAAAAAGGCAAGTCGAATCCAATTAAAAATAAATTGTCCAGTAATAAGCAACGAAGAGCGTTTTTAATTTTGATCATAATATATTTTACAAAGAAACATGCTTAATAAACATGGCGCAATAAGTTGGGAAATATTTTGATTAGCAAAAATGTGTTTTAAAAATCAATAGTGAGACGAACACTTAAAAATATTTTAAAAGGAATAAGCTTTTAAAGGAAATTTATATGTGCTTGAAAACAAGGATTTGAATAATTTATGATTTAGAGATAGAAAATTTATTAAAACAAACGATTAACTATTTAAAAAATGGGCGAATTAGAAACTTTAGCAGGGGCAATAATAAAATAAGGATGTTCTGTTAATGGCGGCGTTATAGGACCCCAGAGACTAACAAGGACCATTATTAATTATATAAATGCTGTTGTTTTAAATATTAAATATTTTCTAGAATCTGTATTCAAGTATTAATTTAGAAATTAAAACCAATGAGTTTGTTATGAATCTGGAATTCGTTTTGTTAACTTTGGCCCACGGCACTTTTATTTGTTTTAGCTACATAATTGGAAGATTCAAGCCTTCTTCATTTTTAAAAATGAAAAATATATGGTTTAAAGACAGCTCGGCCTCTTTTAAGTATATTTTTGTTTGATAAAAAAATATTAAATTAGCCTTTATGATTTTTATATATTTTTAATTAGTAGTAAGTTATAAAATTTTTTATAACTTACTACTAATTCTTGTTAAATCATCTGGTTTTATTATTTATCAGTAGTTAATAATAGTAATGTAAACGTCCCAAATATATTATATATTTTCTTTGAATCCACTTATATAAATATTAAAATTATTTTTTTGTAGTTTAATTTTTCTAACATCTTTAGTCCTAGAATCTCTTTGTATTGAGCTAGATCTTTAAATTTATAAACATCCTATTTTTCAATTTCTAAAAGATTTTTAGATTTTCTATTGCTTTTTAATTGCTTTACTAATAGTAGCTTTTCTGTTATTTTTCTTTTACCCAATATGTTTAGTTGATTATTGGGTTGAGGCTTTTAATTAAATTACATGCAAAGAATAATAAAACGATAATTATCTTGCCAATATGTATTCATCAATCTTTATATCTTTTTTTGGCTTGTGAAAGTTAATTGTAAATATTTTATGTGGTGGTATTGGGAATTTTATGTCTTATTCTTTTTATAATCTAGGATTAGGGTCTATAATTTTTATAGATGAAGACAAAATAGAAGAATCTAATTTAACCAAACAATTTTTGTTTAGTGATAATAATATAGGGTCTAACAAGGTAGATATAATTGAAGAAAAAATAAAATCACTAAGTAAAATTATTAGAGAATATTTTTACTAACTCAAAAATTAAATCAACATTAATAGTGCTTACAGCAGATGATTGGCTACTATTTGCTTTTAGTTCATAAATTTTGTATTTAAATATTCCACCTATAAATATTGGCTATATCAATGCTTTCTCAAGCAGTGGTTCGTTTTATATTCCAAGTATTTTCTTACAACCAATTTGATGACATAGGATCTATAAAAAAGCTATCATCTTTTAAATTAGAAAGTAAAATAATGTTAGCAAATAAAAACTATCAGGCCCCTTCTTTTTTTCTACTAATAAAATTGCATTGATTAAGGTTGTTATTGATATTATTTTTTGCTTTGGTAATGAATATAAAAAAAATAATTTTTTAAATATAATAAAAATTTATGATAGAAAGCAAACATCAAAGATATTATTTTTGTCAGAATTTGCAAGAACTTTGCCGCACGCTGTATTAACTATTATTTAAATAAACAAAGGCTTATCAATTAAAAGATATTGCTATGGTACAAATTTGTTATATGGTAGCAATTATTATTTTTGAATTTCCATCGGGTGTAATATCAGATATTTTTGATAGAAAAATTGTTTACTTGGTATCAATTTTTCTATCAATGACCTCTTATTTTATTATTTTAAAACTTTTTCATTTGTATTTATTTGTGTTTCATGGTTTATAATGGGATGTCAGCTTCTATTAACACCGGTGAGATTGACATTAGCTTTACTAAAATATATCAAAATAACTCAAAAAAGCTAAAAGCTTTTATATCATTTGTAAAAATAATCCTAAGCATTGGCGCTATTTTAGGCGGATACATAGGAAGTGTATTATATTTGTACATTGATATAAAAATTTATCTAATTTCATTGTTAATATATTTAGTAGTGTCTTTAATTACAATTTTTTTTATACCAAATGATAAAAATACAGATCATAATCATAGTAAAGAAGATTTAAGTTTGTATCTTATAAAGTTTAAAAAAATTATAATAACATTGTTAAAATCCAAAGAACTTTTAGAATTATTTATTTTGATTGGCTCTATTCAATTTTTTTATCAACCCTTTTATTTATACTGGCAAGCAATTTTTATTGACAAAACCATATCTATTAGTATATTTGGAATTATCTATGTGCTGTTTCGTTTATCATATATTATAGGAGAATGGGCATTTGGAAAAATTAAACACCCAAAATATGATATTTATGTTATTTTAACCATAATATCTTTATTATCAGTTTTAATAAAAATAGTTTCACATATTCACATATTTATTGCTGTAATCACATTTTTAGTAATTTTAATTGCTATTTATTCTAATAATTTAGAATATTTTTTAAGAAAAAATATAGATTCAAAGGTTTTGGGAACCATAACCTCTATTAATAGAGTAATATCTCGTATATTTTCATTTATCGCACCGGCTATATGTTTGGTTTTAGCTAATTTTATAAGTGTTATAAATATATTTGTTTTATTAATACTTATTTTTTGTACATTATCTATTGTTGTGGTGTATAAATTTAGAAATAATAGAAAAAGCCAAAAAATAGATACTGTTAATATACCTTTGAAATAAAAGATATTACAATCCTTTACAACCTATCTATTTTAGGTTAAATGTTTGTAAAAATTAAATTATAGTTTAATTAATATTAAACTACATATCTTTTATTATCCATCTTTATAAATGATAAAAGATTCTTTATTCAAAGAAAGTAAAAGAATATAGTCAGGTCTAAAAAGTATAAAATTAAAAGATAAAATTTAAATAGTAAAAATCAAATGACCAGATATTTTTATACACCTAAAACTAAAATCTAATAAAAAATAGCAAATAATTTTTAACCAAAGTTCACAGGAATTATAGGTGGAGATTAATTTGTTAATCAATAAATTTATTTTGATTCTGGATATACTCTTAATAAAATGAATGTAACCTAATAATAATTTCAATTGCGTGCTTAAAGATAAGCAAAATGTTATCTAACATGATGCTAAATGTAATACATAAATTTATAAAAGAAACACGAAAAATATTTTAAAAATAAAGGAGCTAAAATTTCTAACCTAAAGAATGCAACTAAAAACATTAGAAGTAATTTGCTTATGGTTTGTTGATATTTTTGTAGATTTTTGGGATCAAAATTGATGTAAAGTTTCAGATTGTTAAGTTTTTGAAAGGTTGTCTTTCAAAAAAAAGTTTTCAATCAAATTTTTAATAATAGATTTAGATCTGTTTGAGATATTACTACAATAATTTAAATTTTTTGTTAAAATTTATAAGGACACTATTCCCAACTTAAAGATTATAGAAAAAGTAGTTCACTTTGAGGAAATAATTTTATATTTCAAGTGCTTTTAACCAAAAGGCAAAAGAATTTTTA
This genomic interval carries:
- a CDS encoding DUF226 domain-containing protein, with the protein product MKNIIKSIKIEKPIIKCKNKDRFIKIEKKNNKTMYHTKIMMDIYKLGIDNKRNECRISLRTLFNQMKVEEVRLYSIKEGDKFLGIYYGYRKPIKNIFVKYEMNGTKKSYGLSKAYYIEFRFKKGSVFCYFKGLFRLFKKEKENTPYNMACIDMFTKLEKHVYEFYGKKYPEKGIIIRWIEKNQK
- a CDS encoding ParA family protein; the protein is MDRKKSKVITVASLKGGVGKSTSSIILANLLSQKHKVLLIDTDDQAATTSYYYNELETKNFDVSKINIGNVIKDEIDINKSIINVENNIALIPSYITVDELNGEYYYNNRHLPIEFLLKTKLNSIANNYDYIIIDTNPKRNFTLKLSLISSHYVISPMTAEKWAVEGFETLRRYIKEVAGIPIFIVITRFKKNVTHKQLMEIVSLKSGFLGYISEREDLNKRIGCNEKFDFSKDYIIEYKKILEVFLGKL
- a CDS encoding MFS transporter, which codes for MSASINTGEIDISFTKIYQNNSKKLKAFISFVKIILSIGAILGGYIGSVLYLYIDIKIYLISLLIYLVVSLITIFFIPNDKNTDHNHSKEDLSLYLIKFKKIIITLLKSKELLELFILIGSIQFFYQPFYLYWQAIFIDKTISISIFGIIYVLFRLSYIIGEWAFGKIKHPKYDIYVILTIISLLSVLIKIVSHIHIFIAVITFLVILIAIYSNNLEYFLRKNIDSKVLGTITSINRVISRIFSFIAPAICLVLANFISVINIFVLLILIFCTLSIVVVYKFRNNRKSQKIDTVNIPLK
- a CDS encoding ThiF family adenylyltransferase translates to MSYSFYNLGLGSIIFIDEDKIEESNLTKQFLFSDNNIGSNKVDIIEEKIKSLSKIIREYFY
- a CDS encoding chromosome replication/partitioning protein, which produces MNKKSINLKINKRISENNLNYFLDQSNENQRKEEFERLITQLKNNIKSEIYNVIDTMKILKKINDKKLYLEGEYKSFKDFLSDFKLAKTQSYEYIKLAAAVEAGILEENFITNNGIRASIRYIKNKSNGTIKKSKQNPIKPLRLQLKNQESYTFYKSNSRFASFIMDEIFENQKDFLNKLLKRYKESKRQ
- a CDS encoding plasmid maintenance protein, coding for MQNTFINHKNTSSQNKLQRKLIVFISTLKYINSKYKKYTQSNILYYFNENLKRNGQPTVKLKTMQNYLYKLEKEIKVTTNYHKHLGINLGTEIYYKLNYQKKECYLKINQHFKEKKDIRFQTRVNKYLKDKFTKEGNLNLRECNSSNNNNKEEEIRNNQIEKYQIKKYFNKCNFLSKEAISILNLNISKDKTIKIIKIVKKIETSLTKNKNKLYFNKKEEILKKILNETHRQFKKKGYDDEQLKIQIENVYKNYKNKPHFIIENKKYKDLEKIKLKLEKSTEIKKENHIKINIFNILIEQLKKEFEIKSLKPIIKNYLNSKKKLEYNKVFNIYYYELLETIKKKIA